The Nitrospirota bacterium genome includes a region encoding these proteins:
- a CDS encoding metal-dependent hydrolase: MDPVTHGLAGIVIARAGFSNSLKKLGPVTGLLTALSPDSDILLRYFGEEVFLRYHRGITHSLILLPVYSLILAFIFQRVFRKKEGYIFFYLLCFLSLLSHIILDLMTSFGTMAFSPWTDKRMSWDLIFIIDPWFTGAMLIPLLIAFYFKNYKRELAILSIGLVIGYTGLCMFNHHKAVTAAEMLFKEKGRDVLTHYTIAAIPQPFSPFKWQVLIDTGDSLYQSFINENNTSGGNILKNMVWKKWPDSPYVEKALKQSGVRFYLWFARFPVVMERIAVNGNHLVEFVDLRFDMQMGRVPFTYIVEFNNEGVVLLEKFTTINLNNEML; the protein is encoded by the coding sequence ATGGATCCTGTTACACATGGTTTAGCAGGCATTGTAATAGCGAGGGCCGGCTTTTCCAATAGTCTTAAAAAATTGGGTCCAGTTACCGGTTTGCTTACAGCATTATCTCCTGATTCTGATATTCTCCTCAGGTATTTTGGTGAAGAAGTTTTTCTTCGCTACCACAGGGGAATTACACATTCCTTAATATTACTTCCGGTATACAGCCTTATTCTGGCATTCATCTTCCAACGGGTCTTCAGAAAAAAAGAGGGGTATATATTTTTTTACCTCTTATGTTTTCTATCCCTGTTAAGTCATATAATATTAGACCTTATGACATCTTTCGGCACGATGGCATTCAGCCCCTGGACAGATAAACGCATGTCATGGGACCTTATTTTCATTATTGACCCATGGTTTACCGGTGCGATGCTCATCCCGCTTCTTATTGCTTTTTATTTTAAAAATTATAAAAGAGAACTTGCCATTTTATCTATCGGACTTGTTATAGGTTATACAGGTCTTTGCATGTTTAATCATCACAAAGCCGTTACTGCGGCGGAAATGCTATTCAAAGAAAAAGGCCGGGATGTCCTTACCCATTATACAATTGCAGCAATACCACAACCCTTCTCACCTTTTAAATGGCAGGTATTGATAGACACCGGAGACTCCCTTTATCAGAGCTTTATAAATGAAAATAATACCTCAGGAGGAAATATCCTTAAAAATATGGTGTGGAAGAAATGGCCCGATTCTCCTTATGTTGAGAAGGCCCTTAAACAGTCAGGCGTAAGGTTTTATTTGTGGTTTGCAAGATTTCCTGTTGTTATGGAAAGGATAGCGGTAAATGGGAATCATCTTGTAGAGTTTGTAGACCTGAGGTTTGATATGCAGATGGGAAGGGTACCTTTTACTTATATAGTGGAATTTAATAATGAAGGTGTAGTATTATTGGAGAAATTTACAACAATTAACCTGAATAACGAAATGTTATGA
- a CDS encoding DUF599 domain-containing protein — MIFNAFDTVALGFFIFCTLFYHIFYYYRVARLPKNIFKGKINIIRRTWVENMLNPGNAIVAVQTLRNIHMAASFLASSSIVFIGSILYLVFNIEQTAGIVRGRGTITIDDYIIFIKLSALIVMFLLSLLNFSLCIRLLNYLVILIGASPATIEDTMGMSAVDYIHKMFSTAGIHYTFGIRGFYYTIPLMAWFLGPWLFFALTILVLLLCLKLDYGK, encoded by the coding sequence ATGATCTTTAATGCGTTCGATACAGTTGCATTAGGCTTCTTTATATTCTGCACACTATTTTATCATATTTTTTATTACTACAGAGTAGCAAGACTGCCTAAGAACATATTTAAAGGGAAGATAAACATTATAAGAAGAACATGGGTTGAGAACATGCTTAATCCCGGTAATGCTATTGTAGCGGTTCAGACACTCCGGAATATCCACATGGCCGCCTCATTCCTTGCGTCATCAAGTATCGTGTTTATCGGCAGTATACTCTATCTCGTATTTAACATAGAACAGACAGCGGGGATAGTCAGGGGCAGGGGGACAATCACAATTGATGATTATATTATATTTATTAAACTTAGTGCACTTATTGTAATGTTTCTGCTCTCGCTGTTAAATTTCTCTTTATGCATACGTCTCCTGAACTATCTAGTTATCCTGATAGGGGCATCTCCTGCTACAATTGAAGACACAATGGGGATGAGCGCGGTTGACTATATCCATAAGATGTTCTCAACAGCAGGAATACACTACACCTTCGGAATAAGAGGATTTTATTACACCATCCCCCTGATGGCATGGTTTCTGGGGCCGTGGCTTTTTTTCGCGCTTACGATACTTGTACTGCTTCTATGCCTAAAGCTTGATTACGGTAAGTAG